The genomic segment TCCCGCACCAGATCGCCGGCATGGACGAGGAGGACGACGAAACACCCGTCCTCATCGCCACGCCCGATTTCGACGCGCCGATGCGCGCGCTGGTCATCAATCTGCGCGACGAAGTGGCGCCGCCGGGTTTCGAGCGCGTGCTCGAAGTGGTGCCGGCCGACGACTCGGCCCGCGAACCGCTGCGCGAGCGCTGGAAGCAGTACAAGGCCGCCGGCCTCGATCTCGCCAAGCACGATATGTGAGACGCGGTAACGGGTGATTGGCGATTGGTGATTCGAAAGAGCACTGGGCCGATCGCTTGATGCCGCTTCGCGTTTCCAATCCCGAATTACGAATCACCCATCACGGCCCTCCCCATGTCCCTCGCCCAAAGCTACGACCCCGGCACCTTCGAAGCCCGCCTGTACGCGGAATGGGAGAAGAGCGGCGTCTTCCAGCCGCAGGGCGATGGCCCGGCGTACACGATCCTGCTGCCGCCGCCGAACGTCACGGGCACGCTGCACATGGGCCACGCGTTCCAGCACACGCTGCAGGACGCGCTGATCCGCTACCACCGCATGCTGGGGCATCGCACGTTGTGGCAGATGGGCACCGACCACGCCGGCATCGCGACAGAGATGGTGGTCTCGCGCAATCTCGCGCTTGAAGGCAAGGGCGAAACCCGCGACTCGCTGGGCCGCGACGGTTTCATCGAGAAGGTGTGGGAGTGGAAGGGGCAGTCCGGCGACACGATCGAGCGCCAGATGCGTCGCCTCGGCGCGTCGGGTGACTGGTCGCGCAAGACCTTCACGATGGATCCGCTGCCCTCGCAGGCAGTCGTCGAAGCCTTCGTGCGTCTGCACGAGGAAGGCCTGATCTATCGCGGCCAGCGCCTGGTCAACTGGGATCCGGTGCTCAAGACCGCGATCTCGGATCTCGAAGTCGTCAGCGAGGAAGAAGACGGTTCGCTGTGGTCGATCCGCTATCCGCTTGCCGATGGCGCGAGCTACGAACACGTCGAAGTCGATGCCGACGGCGTCGAGACGCTGCGCGAGACGCGCGACTATCTCGTCGTCGCGACGACGCGTCCGGAAACCATGCTCGGCGACACCGCGGCGATGGTGCACCCGGACGACGCGCGCTACGCGCATCTGATCGGCCAATCGGTCGTGTTGCCTTTGACCGGTCGCCGGGTCCCGGTGATCGGCGACGGCTACGTCGACCGCGCGTTCGGCACCGGCGTGGTCAAGGTCACGCCCGCGCACGACTTCAACGATTACCAGGTCGGCCAGCGCCACGACCTGCCGATGATCAACCTGTTCACGCCGGACGCCGCGGTCAACGAGAACGCGCCCGAGGAGTACCGGGGCCTCGATCGCTTCGATGCGCGCAAGGTCGTGCTCGCCGATCTCGAAGCCGGCGGTTTCCTCGTGGAAACGAAGCCGCACAAGCTGCAGGTCCCGCGCGGCGATCGCACCGGCCAGGTCATCGAGCCCTACCTGACCGACCAGTGGTTCGTCGCGATGGAAGGCTTCGCCAAGCGCGGCATGGAGCTCGTCGAAAGCGGAGAAGTGAAGTTCGTCCCGCCGAACTGGACCAGCACCTATCGCCACTGGATGGAGAACATCCAGGACTGGTGCATCAGCCGCCAGCTGTGGTGGGGCCACCGCATTCCGGCGTGGTACGACGCTGACGGAAAGGCCTACGTCGGCCGCGACGAGGCCGAAGCGCGTGCGCGCAACGGGCTCGGCGCCGAGGTCGTGCTGACCCAGGACACCGACGTGCTCGAGACCTGGTTCTCGTCGGGTCTGTGGCCGATCAACACGATGGGCTGGCCGGACGAGACGGCGATGGCCGAGCGCGGCTTCGAGCACTTCGTGCCGTCGAGCGTGCTGGTCACCGGTTTCGACATCATCTTCTTCTGGGTCGCCCGGATGATCATGCTGACCGATCACCTGACCGGCCAGGTGCCGTTCCGCGATGTCTACATGACCGGCCTGGTGCGCGACCGCGACGGCCAGAAGATGTCGAAGTCGAAGGGCAACGTGCTCGATCCGCTGGACATCATCGACGGCATCACCATCGAAGACCTGGTCGCCAAGCGCACCACCGGGCTGATGAAGCCCAAGGACGCGCCGAAGATCGAGAAGGCGACGCGCAAGGAATTTCCGGACGGCATCATCGCCCACGGCGCCGACCCGCTGCGCTTCACGATGGCCGCGCTGGCCGGCCCGGGCCGCGACATCAAGTTCGATCTCGGCCGCGCCGAGGGCTACAAGAATTTCTGCAACAAGCTGTGGAACGCAACGCGTTTCGTGCTGATGAACACCGAAGGCTTCAGCGCCGAGGGTGCGCCCGAGCCGACGACCGACGCCGAGAAGTGGATCCTCGCGCGTCTGGCGACGACCGCCGACGAGGCACGCGCGCACTTCACCAGCTACCGCTTCGATTTGCTCGCGCAGACGCTGTACGAATTCGCCTGGAACGACTTCTGTGACTGGTTCGTCGAACTCGCCAAACCGGCGCTGCTCGGCACCGTGCATGGAAGCACAAGTGCCGCTGAAGGCAGGACGCCGGAAGCGGCCGATGACGCGGCCGCCGCGAACAGCACCCGGCACACGCTGCTGCACGTGCTCGAATCGCTGCTGCGTCTGCTGCACCCGCTGATTCCGTTCGTCACCGAAGAGCTGTGGCGCCAGGTCGCACCGCGCGTCGGCATCGCGGACGCGACGATTTCGCTGCGGCCCTACCCGGCGCCCGACGGCGAGCTGATCGCGCGCTGCGCACAGGCCACGACCGACGTCGAATGGCTCAAGCAGATGGTCACCGCGCTGCGCCGCGTGCGCAGCGAGCTGGGCGTGTCGCCGGGCAAGCAGGTGCCGTTGCTGGTGCAGGCCGGTAGCGACGCCTCACGCGCGCGTCTGCAGCGCTTCGACTCGCAGCTGAAGTTCCTCAACCGCCTCGAACGTATCGATGCTGTCGACGGCGATCCGCCGCCGGCCGCAACCGGCCTGGTCGGTGACGTGAAGTTGCTCGTGCCGCTGGAAGGTCTGGTCGATCTGGACGCCGAGCGCGCGCGCCTGGACAAGGAAATCGCCCGCGTGCTGTCGGAGAAGGACAAGAGCGCCGCGAAGATCGCGAAGTTCAGCGACAAGGTGCCGGCGGCCGTCGTCGACCAGGAGCGTCAGCGCCTCGTCGACTGGACCGCGCAGCACGACGCTCTCGCCGCGCAGCGCGCGCGGCTCTGAGGCATGACGCCGGCGCGCGCACGCGCCGGCGTTCGACCGCTGCACACGTACGCGTGCAGCGCGCGTCCTGACGAAGCGTTACCGGGTGGCCGCCTACAATCGGCCACCCCCACGCACGTCGATCACATGCCCAGTTCCGATCGCATTCCCCATGTCGTCATCGTCGGCGGCGGTTTCGCCGGCCTCTGGGCCACGCGTGCGCTGGCGCGCGATCCGGTGCGCATCACCCTCGTCGATCGCGGCAACCATCATCTGTTCCAGCCGCTGCTCTACCAGGTGGCGACCGCGGGCCTGTCGGCGCCGGACATCGCCGCGCCGCTGCGCCACATCCTGCGCAGCCAGGACAACGTCGAGGTGCGGCTGGCCGAGGTGCAGGGCATCGACACCGCCGCGAAAACGCTCGCGCTCGCCGACGGCACCAGCCTCGGCTTCGACACGCTGGTACTCGCTGCCGGCGCCACCCATGCCTACTTCGGCAACGATCACTGGGCCGCGCATGCGCCGGGCCTGAAAACGCTCGACGACGCGTTGCTGCTGCGGCGCAAGTTGCTGCTCGCCTTCGAGCGCGCCGAGGCCGAAACCGATCCCGAGAAGCGCGCCGCGTGGCTCAGCTTCGCTGTCGTCGGCGGTGGCCCGACCGGCGTCGAGCTCGCCGGCACACTGGCGGAGATCGCGCGGCACACGCTGCGCAGCGAGTTCCGCAACATCGATCCGGCCCTGGCGAAAGTGCGCCTGGTCGAAGCCGGGCCGCGGGTGCTGTCGTCGTTCCCGGACGATCTTTCGGAGAAGGCGCGTCGCCAGCTGCAGAAACTCGGTGTCGAGGTGCAGACCGGCACGCCGGTCGCCGACATCGATGCCGACGGCTACCGCCTCGGCGACCAGCGCGTCGCCGCGAAGACGGTGATCTGGGCCGCGGGCGTGGCAGCGTCGCCGCTCGGCGCCCTGCTAGATGCGCCGCGCGACCGCGCCGGCCGCGTGCAGGTCGAACCCGATCTGCGTGTGCCGGGCCATCCGGACATCTATGTCGCCGGCGACCTCGCCGCGATCCAGAGCGCAGGCCAGCCCGTGCCGGGCGTCGCGCCGGCCGCCAAGCAGATGGGGCGGCACGTCGCGACCAGCATCCGCGCGCGCCTGCGCGGGCAGGCGACGACGCCGTTCGCCTACCGCGACTTCGGCAACCTGGCCACGATCGGGCGCATGGCCGCAGTCGTCCACTTCGGTCGGCTAAAACTGTCCGGCGCACTCGCCTGGTGGTTCTGGCTGATCGCCCACGTGTTCTTCCTGATCGGCTTCCGCAACCGCGTGGTCGTGCTGCTCAACTGGACCATGGCGTACTGGAGCTACCAGCGCGCGGCGCGGATCATCTTCGGCCCGCCCCTCGATGCCGAACCGGTCACCAAGCCGACGAGCGAAGAGCCCGACGCACCGCGCATCGGCTAGCATGGCCGCGCGCCCACCCAAGCCGGATCTGCAGCCAGGCTGAGTCGCTCCCCCCACACGTTCCGGCGTTCCGCGCATGCTCGAAATCTCGACCCACAACTTCTGGATCGCGCTCGCGGTCACCACCGCGGCTGGCCTCGCCACAGGCCTCGGCAGCCTGCTGGTGCTGTTCTCCAAGCAGCCGAACGCGCGCCTGCTGTCGTTCGGCCTGGCCTTCGCCGCCGGCGCGATGGTCTACGTGTCGCTGACCGAGATCCTCGACAAGTCGATCCTCGCCTTCACCAACGCCTACGGTCCGCAGCTCGGCTTCACCTGGGGCACGCTGTCGTTCCTCGGCGGCGTGCTCTTCATCGTCACCATCGACCGGCTGGTGCCCAACCCGCACGAGCGTCTGGAAGTCGACGATCCCTACTTCCGCGAGCACAACACCAGCTACATCAAGCGCGTCGGCCTGCTGACCGCCGTCGCGATCACCGCGCACAACTTTCCCGAAGGTCTGGCGACGTTCTTCGCGACGCTCGAGAATCCGGGCGTCGGCATGCCACTCGCCTTTGCGATCGCGATCCACAACATTCCCGAAGGCATCGCGATCGCGGTGCCGGTGTACTTCGCCACCAACAACAAGCTCTACGCCTTCCTCGCCTGCCTGCTGTCGGGCCTGGCCGAACCCATCGGCGCGCTCATCGGCTATGCCGTGCTGCGCCCCTTCCTGTCCGAACCGGTGTTCGGCGTCGTGTTCGGCCTGATCGCCGGCGTCATGGTCTTCCTCGCCCTCGACGAACTGCTGCCCGCGGCCAAGCGCTACGCCAAGGGTCACGAAACGGTGTACGGCCTGGTCTCGGGCATGGCCGCGCTGGCGATCAGCCTGGTGCTGTTCAAGTGGTGACCGATCCGGTCATCGCGTGGTTACGCTGGCGCTGACAATATGATCGCGGCGCAGGACTAGGACGCCCTTCTGCATCAGATAGGCGCAAGCTGAGTCATCGCAGACGATCAATGGCCCCACGCGAACGCTCGCACCGTTGTCCAAACGCAACGCCGCTCTAGAAACGCCATCGAAGTTCGCGATGACACTCTCGGCACGTGATTTCCCAAGCTTCTCGGCGCCGGCCAGAGCCAGCAGAACTGCTCCGAAGGCGATCGATACTGCTGGTAGTACGGTCGCGATTCTATCCAGCGTGTTCAACGCAGGGATCTTCAGCGAACGATGGCGCTTTCTGGGAACCTGCCTCGATGCACGGATGCTTGCGATTCGCCTCGCCCGCCATCTGATCTGAATCCGCGCCATTTTTCCGATCACGAGCCACAGGATCAGCAAGACTAGACCGGCATACAGGACTGCGATTCCCCACAAGAGGTATTTAGCACCTCCTGTCAGTCCCGCATGAAAGCCGAAGAACATCAGCGCTTCGCCGCTCTTCTGAAACTGCTCGGCGCTCAACCCGAAGGTCGCCAAGTAGCTCTGCCGGTAATAGTGGCCGCCTGCATAGAGCAGTCCTGTGCCAAGCGTCAGGACCACCGCAGCGTCCAGCCATTTCGATCTCATGCCTACCTCCTTGTAAGAACTAGAGATTCAAACAGAAACGGCCCGCTTGCGCGGGCCGTTTCACATGTCGCATTCGAGCCGAAGATCAGGCCGCGAACAGCGCCTTCATCTTCTTCAGCGCGTTGGCTTCGACCTGGCGGATGCGTTCGGCGGACACGCCGTACTCGTCAGCCAGTTCCTGCAACGTCACCTTGTGCTCGTCGTCGAGCCAGCGGCGGCTGATGATGTCGCGCGAACGCGCATCCAGCGTGGCCATGCCTTCGCGCAGCAGATCCAGCTTGCTGCCCTCGCTGTCGCGACGCTCATAGGCCTGCGCGGGATCTTCATCCTGTGCGACGAGGTAGGCGACCGGCGCCGGCGGCGCGTTGTCGTCGTCCTCGCCTGCGGGCGCGTCGAAACCGATGTCGCGACCGGACAGGCGCGACTCCATCTCGAGCACTTCGCGCTCGGACACGTTGAGATCGGCAGCAACCGCACGGACCTCGCTCGCGTTGAGCCAGCCCAGACGCTTCTTGCTCTTGCGCAGGTTGAAGAACAGCTTGCGCTGCGCCTTGGTCGTCGCGACCTTCACGATGCGCCAGTTCTTCAGGATGAACTCGTGCATCTCGGCACGGATCCAGTGCACGGCAAAGCTCACCAGGCGCACGCCCACGTCGGGGTCGAAACGCTTGACCGCCTTCATCAGGCCGATATTGCCTTCCTGGATCAGATCGCCCAGCGGCAGGCCGTAGCCGTTGTAGCCACGGGCCACGTGCACGACGAAGCGCAGGTGCGAATGCACCAGCTCGCGTGCGGCGTCGAGATCGTCGTCGTCGCGGTAGCGCTGCGCCAGCGCCTGCTCATCTTCGACCGACAGCACCGGGATCTGGTGCACGGCGCCGATGTAGGCATCCAGCGAACCCAGCGGGTTGAGGGTCGGGAGGCTGTTGGCAACCAGGGCGTGGGACATGGTCTGCGTGCTCATGGGGAGGGATGTTAGCAGTCGATACCTATGACTGCTAAGACGCACAGGAGTTCCCGAGTGTTCCATTCACAGAACGAATTCGGAAATTTCGTTGACTCATACTCACGTTCGGGACTATCACTGCTCCCGGCCGTCACTGTGCATCCTGGAATCGAGTCTGCGGCGCCGCCCGGCAACCTCGCATGAAAACCATCGCATTCAGGTCCAACCCGCAGCGCAACGGATCGTCTCGCGTGCGGATTCCAGCTCGGGCGTCTCGACCACGATCCGGGTCCGGCGGTCGAGCGTGCAGTCCAGCCCGAGTTCCAGCAGCGTGGCGTGAGCCGCCCGCAGCCCGGCGCTGGTGCCCGCATCGAGCAGGCCTTCTGCACCCGCCGCTTCCAGCAGCAGCGGCGTCGCGCGCGGCGCGAGCAAGGCAGGCCGCGTCGCCGCCTCGCGCAGCACCAGCCACTGCAGCAGGAATTCCAGATCGACCAGACCGCCCGCGCCCTGCTTCAGATCGAAACGGTCGCCTGCGCTGCGGTCCAGCTCGGCGCGCATGCGCCGGCGCATCGACAGCACGTCCTCGTGCAGCTTCGCCGGATCGCGCGGGGTCGCCAGGATGTCGCGGCGCACGTCTTCGAACGCGGCAGCCATATCGTCATGCCCGGCCACGAAGCGCGCGCGCACCAGCGCCTGGTGTTCCCAGGTCCAGGCCCGCTCGCGCTGGTATTCGGCGTAGCTGGCCAGCGACGAGACCAGCAGCCCCTTGCCGCCGTCCGGGCGCAGGCGCACGTCGACGTCGTAAAGACGGCCGCCGCCGGTGACGGTGCCCAGCAGCGCGACGATCTTCTGCCCCAGCCGCGCGGCCCAGCGCTGTGCATCGAGCGGACGCGCGCCGGTGGATTGCGCATCGGCGGGCGCGTCGTAAAGGAATACAAGGTCGAGATCGGAACCGAAGCCGAGTTCTTCGCCGCCGAGGCTGCCGTAGCCGATCACCGCGAACCGCGCGTCAGGCAGCGCGCCATGCGTGGATTCGAGATCGCGCATCGCCAGCGCCAGCACGGTGTCGACCACCGCGTCGGCCAGCCACGCGAGCTGGCGTGTGGCGTCCTGTCCGGACTGGCGCCCATCGAGCGTCGCGAGCGCGATGCGGAAGCTCAGCTGCTGGCGGGTCTCGTTGAGATCCAGCAGGCCGGCTTCGAGATCCGGCTGCCGCAACGCGCGCGCGCAGGCCTGGGCCATCTCGCCACGCTGCAGCAGCGGTCCTTCATCGCGCGTGTCGAGCAGTTCGTCGAGGAGCAACGGATGCGCGGCGAGCCGTTCGGCGAGAAACGCGCTGCGCGTGACCACATCGACCAGACGCGCCAGCGCCGCCGGGCGTTCGTCGAGCAGGGCCAGATAACTCGCGCGCCGCAGGATGTTGTGAAGCAATGCGAGCAGCCGGCGGATCGCCTGCAGCGGACGGTCCGCGGGCGCGGACGCCTGCAGCAGTACCGGCATGAGCCTGTCCAGTCGCGTGCGCGCGCTGTCGGACAGATCGCGCACGCTCGGGGAACGCGCGAAATCGCGCATCGCCGCGTCGACTTCAGTGCTGTCATTGAAACCCGTGGCTTCGAGCACCGCGCGCTCGCCGCCCTCGGGCAGCGCACGCCAGTAGCCAGCGAGATCGTCATCCGTCTCGACCGCCCGCTGCTGGCTACGCACGGCAAACAGCGCATCGAACTCCTGCGCGACCGACGCGCGCACAGCGCGCAGTGCATCGACGAGCGCGTCCCAGTCGGCATATCCGATTCCGCGCGCGATCCGCAGACGGTCCAGCGGATCGGCAGGCAACATGTGCGTCTGCGCATCGCGAAGCATCTGCAGCCGGTTCTCCAACTGGCGCAGGAATCGATACGCGCGTTGCAGCAACGCCAGCGTCTCCGCATCGATCTGCGCATGCGCGTGCAAGGCCTCGAGCGTCGGCAACAGACGCCGGTCGCGCAGCGCCGGCTCGCGGCCGCCGCGGATCAGCTGCAAGGCCTGGGCGAGAAATTCGATTTCGCGGATGCCGCCATCGCCGCGCTTGATGTCGTCGGATAATTCCTTGCGCGCGACCTCGGCCGCGATCATCGCCTTCATCTGCCGCAGGCCGTCGAGCGCGCCG from the Luteimonas fraxinea genome contains:
- a CDS encoding DNA polymerase III subunit chi, translating into MARADFYLIAKPRFREEPLRLVCELVRKSYAAELWTLILARDAEQAEALDDLLWDMGEDAYIPHQIAGMDEEDDETPVLIATPDFDAPMRALVINLRDEVAPPGFERVLEVVPADDSAREPLRERWKQYKAAGLDLAKHDM
- a CDS encoding valine--tRNA ligase, with protein sequence MSLAQSYDPGTFEARLYAEWEKSGVFQPQGDGPAYTILLPPPNVTGTLHMGHAFQHTLQDALIRYHRMLGHRTLWQMGTDHAGIATEMVVSRNLALEGKGETRDSLGRDGFIEKVWEWKGQSGDTIERQMRRLGASGDWSRKTFTMDPLPSQAVVEAFVRLHEEGLIYRGQRLVNWDPVLKTAISDLEVVSEEEDGSLWSIRYPLADGASYEHVEVDADGVETLRETRDYLVVATTRPETMLGDTAAMVHPDDARYAHLIGQSVVLPLTGRRVPVIGDGYVDRAFGTGVVKVTPAHDFNDYQVGQRHDLPMINLFTPDAAVNENAPEEYRGLDRFDARKVVLADLEAGGFLVETKPHKLQVPRGDRTGQVIEPYLTDQWFVAMEGFAKRGMELVESGEVKFVPPNWTSTYRHWMENIQDWCISRQLWWGHRIPAWYDADGKAYVGRDEAEARARNGLGAEVVLTQDTDVLETWFSSGLWPINTMGWPDETAMAERGFEHFVPSSVLVTGFDIIFFWVARMIMLTDHLTGQVPFRDVYMTGLVRDRDGQKMSKSKGNVLDPLDIIDGITIEDLVAKRTTGLMKPKDAPKIEKATRKEFPDGIIAHGADPLRFTMAALAGPGRDIKFDLGRAEGYKNFCNKLWNATRFVLMNTEGFSAEGAPEPTTDAEKWILARLATTADEARAHFTSYRFDLLAQTLYEFAWNDFCDWFVELAKPALLGTVHGSTSAAEGRTPEAADDAAAANSTRHTLLHVLESLLRLLHPLIPFVTEELWRQVAPRVGIADATISLRPYPAPDGELIARCAQATTDVEWLKQMVTALRRVRSELGVSPGKQVPLLVQAGSDASRARLQRFDSQLKFLNRLERIDAVDGDPPPAATGLVGDVKLLVPLEGLVDLDAERARLDKEIARVLSEKDKSAAKIAKFSDKVPAAVVDQERQRLVDWTAQHDALAAQRARL
- a CDS encoding NAD(P)/FAD-dependent oxidoreductase, whose translation is MPSSDRIPHVVIVGGGFAGLWATRALARDPVRITLVDRGNHHLFQPLLYQVATAGLSAPDIAAPLRHILRSQDNVEVRLAEVQGIDTAAKTLALADGTSLGFDTLVLAAGATHAYFGNDHWAAHAPGLKTLDDALLLRRKLLLAFERAEAETDPEKRAAWLSFAVVGGGPTGVELAGTLAEIARHTLRSEFRNIDPALAKVRLVEAGPRVLSSFPDDLSEKARRQLQKLGVEVQTGTPVADIDADGYRLGDQRVAAKTVIWAAGVAASPLGALLDAPRDRAGRVQVEPDLRVPGHPDIYVAGDLAAIQSAGQPVPGVAPAAKQMGRHVATSIRARLRGQATTPFAYRDFGNLATIGRMAAVVHFGRLKLSGALAWWFWLIAHVFFLIGFRNRVVVLLNWTMAYWSYQRAARIIFGPPLDAEPVTKPTSEEPDAPRIG
- the zupT gene encoding zinc transporter ZupT encodes the protein MLEISTHNFWIALAVTTAAGLATGLGSLLVLFSKQPNARLLSFGLAFAAGAMVYVSLTEILDKSILAFTNAYGPQLGFTWGTLSFLGGVLFIVTIDRLVPNPHERLEVDDPYFREHNTSYIKRVGLLTAVAITAHNFPEGLATFFATLENPGVGMPLAFAIAIHNIPEGIAIAVPVYFATNNKLYAFLACLLSGLAEPIGALIGYAVLRPFLSEPVFGVVFGLIAGVMVFLALDELLPAAKRYAKGHETVYGLVSGMAALAISLVLFKW
- the rpoH gene encoding RNA polymerase sigma factor RpoH, which encodes MSTQTMSHALVANSLPTLNPLGSLDAYIGAVHQIPVLSVEDEQALAQRYRDDDDLDAARELVHSHLRFVVHVARGYNGYGLPLGDLIQEGNIGLMKAVKRFDPDVGVRLVSFAVHWIRAEMHEFILKNWRIVKVATTKAQRKLFFNLRKSKKRLGWLNASEVRAVAADLNVSEREVLEMESRLSGRDIGFDAPAGEDDDNAPPAPVAYLVAQDEDPAQAYERRDSEGSKLDLLREGMATLDARSRDIISRRWLDDEHKVTLQELADEYGVSAERIRQVEANALKKMKALFAA
- the glnE gene encoding bifunctional [glutamate--ammonia ligase]-adenylyl-L-tyrosine phosphorylase/[glutamate--ammonia-ligase] adenylyltransferase: MPDAPLPPELDAQIDRLIARLPDTTRNDADAIARIRPVALASDFALDVLQRQPDALAQLLKDSAQHGIAPPALDAGNRSEWPALLRRYRTACSARLVWRDVHGLDDVDATLAGSTALAETCLTLALDALEAEFAQRYGQVRDADGNVVRLVVFGLGKLGGGELNFSSDIDLIYGFATAGESDGARALAAEDYFTRLGQQLAKLLDENTADGFSHRVDLRLRPFGSAGRIALSFAAMEQYFQHEGRDWERYAWQKARPVAGDIQAGERFLSQLRPFIYRRYLDYGALDGLRQMKAMIAAEVARKELSDDIKRGDGGIREIEFLAQALQLIRGGREPALRDRRLLPTLEALHAHAQIDAETLALLQRAYRFLRQLENRLQMLRDAQTHMLPADPLDRLRIARGIGYADWDALVDALRAVRASVAQEFDALFAVRSQQRAVETDDDLAGYWRALPEGGERAVLEATGFNDSTEVDAAMRDFARSPSVRDLSDSARTRLDRLMPVLLQASAPADRPLQAIRRLLALLHNILRRASYLALLDERPAALARLVDVVTRSAFLAERLAAHPLLLDELLDTRDEGPLLQRGEMAQACARALRQPDLEAGLLDLNETRQQLSFRIALATLDGRQSGQDATRQLAWLADAVVDTVLALAMRDLESTHGALPDARFAVIGYGSLGGEELGFGSDLDLVFLYDAPADAQSTGARPLDAQRWAARLGQKIVALLGTVTGGGRLYDVDVRLRPDGGKGLLVSSLASYAEYQRERAWTWEHQALVRARFVAGHDDMAAAFEDVRRDILATPRDPAKLHEDVLSMRRRMRAELDRSAGDRFDLKQGAGGLVDLEFLLQWLVLREAATRPALLAPRATPLLLEAAGAEGLLDAGTSAGLRAAHATLLELGLDCTLDRRTRIVVETPELESARETIRCAAGWT